A single region of the Neodiprion pinetum isolate iyNeoPine1 chromosome 5, iyNeoPine1.2, whole genome shotgun sequence genome encodes:
- the LOC124220637 gene encoding uncharacterized protein isoform X1, which translates to MLRPTYIQFLCSQVLIFAVFACVYGILSVDGSPVGPEVGTGVADFQSVPGSEGDVSPGDNSDLDAEASHWRYSSYYKPRWSGYGGWGWGGRVGYGWGGGGWGGGGWGGRGHGWNSNYWY; encoded by the exons ATGTTGCGACCAACGTATATT CAATTTTTGTGCTCTCAGGTGTTGATTTTCGCCGTCTTTGCCTGTGTCTACGGGATATTATCGGTCGACGGATCTCCAGTCGGACCGGAAGTTGGCACAGGAGTTGCAGATTTTCAGTCTGTCCCAGGTTCTGAGGGTGATGTATCACCGGGTGACAACAGTGACCTAGACGCTGAAGCCTCGCACTGGAG ATACTCGAGCTACTACAAACCCAGATGGAGCGGCTACGGGGGTTGGGGATGGGGTGGCAGAGTTGGATATGGATGGGGCGGTGGTGGTTGGGGCGGCGGTGGTTGGGGCGGTAGAGGACATGGATGGAATTCGAACTACTGGTACTAG
- the LOC124220633 gene encoding uncharacterized protein isoform X2, giving the protein MAKILLQVTVFAFLALYVSGQPISPQDVEGLLPQTPRTKNETVAAIIQDPVVKDAVQSVVGDGTLSGLVVKKDTVILPARTPDVVLSYKQQILMAPLSDLENIRKNITEAATLKAEKEEKSEDKDVEELGVVQVVPVDDREFPDPPIIRRSVPEPEKESTDSSQTKTEVHKLEISGIEESAIKLPEGVFPENISLPEIVEDKISAPVVAVVREKILPGSEKSVLTLSLAAPTESGIKKSDTTAWEKKEIPEYGAMIPVAVIMPEESENPPVDIEARSQTPKEILAIFTVSGDESSLYQSDSGDMAVAEDIIFRPLFRYRQQQNDRTRVLENRVYYQKTPLYRRYRPPYASTGDYGAPYKFYRRRQRPRYYEDY; this is encoded by the exons ATG GCAAAAATCCTCCTGCAGGTGACAGTCTTCGCGTTTTTGGCATTGTACGTTTCCGGACAGCCGATAAGTCCGCAGGATGTCGAAGGACTCCTGCCGCAGACTCCAAGGACGAAGAATGAGACGGTCGCAGCTATCATCCAGGATCCCGTCGTGAAGGACGCCGTGCAATCGGTCGTCGGTGACGGAACGCTTTCCGGCCTTGTCGTCAAGAAGGACACCGTCATCCTGCCCGCCAGGACACCGGACGTG GTCTTGTCTTACAAACAGCAGATACTTATGGCCCCCCTTTCCGACCTCGAGAACATCCGTAAGAACATCACGGAAGCCGCGACTCTCAAAGCagagaaggaggaaaaatCCGAGGACAAGGACGTCGAGGAGCTTGGAGTGGTCCAAGTAGTTCCTGTCGATGATCGGGAGTTTCCTGATCCTCCGATAATTCGTCGCAGCGTCCCGGAACCGGAAAAG GAATCGACCGATTCTTCTCAGACAAAGACCGAAGTTCACAAGTTGGAGATTTCGGGCATCGAAGAAAGCGCGATCAAACTTCCCGAGGGAGTTTTTCCGGAGAATATCAGCCTGCCGGAGATAGTCGAGGATAAAATATCGGCCCCAGTTGTAGCGGttgtgagagaaaaaattttacccggTTCTGAAAAATCCGTGCTTACTCTTTCCCTGGCTGCGCCAACGGAATCGGGTATTAAAAAAAGCGACACAACCGCCTgggagaaaaaggaaattcCGGAATACGGAGCAATGATTCCAGTCGCTGTAATTATGCCCGAGGAATCGGAGAATCCGCCGGTTGATATCGAG gCTAGAAGCCAGACGCCGAAGGAAATTTTAGCAATTTTCACCGTCTCCGGAGACGAAAGTTCTCTTTATCAGAGCGATTCCGGGGATATGGCCGTGGCCGAGGATATTATCTTCAGGCCTCTTTTCCGCTATCGCCAACAGCAGAACGACCGCACCAGAGTTTTGGAAAATAGAGTGTATTATCAGAAAACTCCGTTGTACCGAAGATACAGACCCCCGTACGCTTCGACCGGGGATTATGGGGCACCGTATAAATTCTACAGGAGACGCCAGAGACCCAGATATTATGAGGATTATTGA
- the LOC124220633 gene encoding uncharacterized protein isoform X1 gives MAKILLQVTVFAFLALYVSGQPISPQDVEGLLPQTPRTKNETVAAIIQDPVVKDAVQSVVGDGTLSGLVVKKDTVILPARTPDVVLSYKQQILMAPLSDLENIRKNITEAATLKAEKEEKSEDKDVEELGVVQVVPVDDREFPDPPIIRRSVPEPEKQESTDSSQTKTEVHKLEISGIEESAIKLPEGVFPENISLPEIVEDKISAPVVAVVREKILPGSEKSVLTLSLAAPTESGIKKSDTTAWEKKEIPEYGAMIPVAVIMPEESENPPVDIEARSQTPKEILAIFTVSGDESSLYQSDSGDMAVAEDIIFRPLFRYRQQQNDRTRVLENRVYYQKTPLYRRYRPPYASTGDYGAPYKFYRRRQRPRYYEDY, from the exons ATG GCAAAAATCCTCCTGCAGGTGACAGTCTTCGCGTTTTTGGCATTGTACGTTTCCGGACAGCCGATAAGTCCGCAGGATGTCGAAGGACTCCTGCCGCAGACTCCAAGGACGAAGAATGAGACGGTCGCAGCTATCATCCAGGATCCCGTCGTGAAGGACGCCGTGCAATCGGTCGTCGGTGACGGAACGCTTTCCGGCCTTGTCGTCAAGAAGGACACCGTCATCCTGCCCGCCAGGACACCGGACGTG GTCTTGTCTTACAAACAGCAGATACTTATGGCCCCCCTTTCCGACCTCGAGAACATCCGTAAGAACATCACGGAAGCCGCGACTCTCAAAGCagagaaggaggaaaaatCCGAGGACAAGGACGTCGAGGAGCTTGGAGTGGTCCAAGTAGTTCCTGTCGATGATCGGGAGTTTCCTGATCCTCCGATAATTCGTCGCAGCGTCCCGGAACCGGAAAAG CAGGAATCGACCGATTCTTCTCAGACAAAGACCGAAGTTCACAAGTTGGAGATTTCGGGCATCGAAGAAAGCGCGATCAAACTTCCCGAGGGAGTTTTTCCGGAGAATATCAGCCTGCCGGAGATAGTCGAGGATAAAATATCGGCCCCAGTTGTAGCGGttgtgagagaaaaaattttacccggTTCTGAAAAATCCGTGCTTACTCTTTCCCTGGCTGCGCCAACGGAATCGGGTATTAAAAAAAGCGACACAACCGCCTgggagaaaaaggaaattcCGGAATACGGAGCAATGATTCCAGTCGCTGTAATTATGCCCGAGGAATCGGAGAATCCGCCGGTTGATATCGAG gCTAGAAGCCAGACGCCGAAGGAAATTTTAGCAATTTTCACCGTCTCCGGAGACGAAAGTTCTCTTTATCAGAGCGATTCCGGGGATATGGCCGTGGCCGAGGATATTATCTTCAGGCCTCTTTTCCGCTATCGCCAACAGCAGAACGACCGCACCAGAGTTTTGGAAAATAGAGTGTATTATCAGAAAACTCCGTTGTACCGAAGATACAGACCCCCGTACGCTTCGACCGGGGATTATGGGGCACCGTATAAATTCTACAGGAGACGCCAGAGACCCAGATATTATGAGGATTATTGA
- the LOC124220637 gene encoding uncharacterized protein isoform X2 — MLRPTYIVLIFAVFACVYGILSVDGSPVGPEVGTGVADFQSVPGSEGDVSPGDNSDLDAEASHWRYSSYYKPRWSGYGGWGWGGRVGYGWGGGGWGGGGWGGRGHGWNSNYWY; from the exons ATGTTGCGACCAACGTATATT GTGTTGATTTTCGCCGTCTTTGCCTGTGTCTACGGGATATTATCGGTCGACGGATCTCCAGTCGGACCGGAAGTTGGCACAGGAGTTGCAGATTTTCAGTCTGTCCCAGGTTCTGAGGGTGATGTATCACCGGGTGACAACAGTGACCTAGACGCTGAAGCCTCGCACTGGAG ATACTCGAGCTACTACAAACCCAGATGGAGCGGCTACGGGGGTTGGGGATGGGGTGGCAGAGTTGGATATGGATGGGGCGGTGGTGGTTGGGGCGGCGGTGGTTGGGGCGGTAGAGGACATGGATGGAATTCGAACTACTGGTACTAG
- the LOC124220633 gene encoding uncharacterized protein isoform X3, with protein sequence MAKILLQVTVFAFLALYVSGQPISPQDVEGLLPQTPRTKNETVAAIIQDPVVKDAVQSVVGDGTLSGLVVKKDTVILPARTPDVLSYKQQILMAPLSDLENIRKNITEAATLKAEKEEKSEDKDVEELGVVQVVPVDDREFPDPPIIRRSVPEPEKQESTDSSQTKTEVHKLEISGIEESAIKLPEGVFPENISLPEIVEDKISAPVVAVVREKILPGSEKSVLTLSLAAPTESGIKKSDTTAWEKKEIPEYGAMIPVAVIMPEESENPPVDIEARSQTPKEILAIFTVSGDESSLYQSDSGDMAVAEDIIFRPLFRYRQQQNDRTRVLENRVYYQKTPLYRRYRPPYASTGDYGAPYKFYRRRQRPRYYEDY encoded by the exons ATG GCAAAAATCCTCCTGCAGGTGACAGTCTTCGCGTTTTTGGCATTGTACGTTTCCGGACAGCCGATAAGTCCGCAGGATGTCGAAGGACTCCTGCCGCAGACTCCAAGGACGAAGAATGAGACGGTCGCAGCTATCATCCAGGATCCCGTCGTGAAGGACGCCGTGCAATCGGTCGTCGGTGACGGAACGCTTTCCGGCCTTGTCGTCAAGAAGGACACCGTCATCCTGCCCGCCAGGACACCGGAC GTCTTGTCTTACAAACAGCAGATACTTATGGCCCCCCTTTCCGACCTCGAGAACATCCGTAAGAACATCACGGAAGCCGCGACTCTCAAAGCagagaaggaggaaaaatCCGAGGACAAGGACGTCGAGGAGCTTGGAGTGGTCCAAGTAGTTCCTGTCGATGATCGGGAGTTTCCTGATCCTCCGATAATTCGTCGCAGCGTCCCGGAACCGGAAAAG CAGGAATCGACCGATTCTTCTCAGACAAAGACCGAAGTTCACAAGTTGGAGATTTCGGGCATCGAAGAAAGCGCGATCAAACTTCCCGAGGGAGTTTTTCCGGAGAATATCAGCCTGCCGGAGATAGTCGAGGATAAAATATCGGCCCCAGTTGTAGCGGttgtgagagaaaaaattttacccggTTCTGAAAAATCCGTGCTTACTCTTTCCCTGGCTGCGCCAACGGAATCGGGTATTAAAAAAAGCGACACAACCGCCTgggagaaaaaggaaattcCGGAATACGGAGCAATGATTCCAGTCGCTGTAATTATGCCCGAGGAATCGGAGAATCCGCCGGTTGATATCGAG gCTAGAAGCCAGACGCCGAAGGAAATTTTAGCAATTTTCACCGTCTCCGGAGACGAAAGTTCTCTTTATCAGAGCGATTCCGGGGATATGGCCGTGGCCGAGGATATTATCTTCAGGCCTCTTTTCCGCTATCGCCAACAGCAGAACGACCGCACCAGAGTTTTGGAAAATAGAGTGTATTATCAGAAAACTCCGTTGTACCGAAGATACAGACCCCCGTACGCTTCGACCGGGGATTATGGGGCACCGTATAAATTCTACAGGAGACGCCAGAGACCCAGATATTATGAGGATTATTGA
- the LOC124220635 gene encoding uncharacterized protein, whose product MRNFFLITLLALIALEATLAAPSDRKKDDLTKSGGEIPRISHNVGVKTTRRRNVGPATSPGVQSHVLRDESVGNNGHIERVSLNRVSALDGSVDEVKVEAGKPGIFAYGMPKRILENNGFIERVSHIEDEEKGGKRAARSVQQLREQSAYLEVQEAKLGRDF is encoded by the exons ATGAGAAACTTCTTCCTG ATTACGCTACTGGCTCTGATAGCCCTTGAAGCAACTTTGGCAGCGCCTTCGGACCGAAAGAAGGATGATCTTACGAAATCGGGCGGGGAAATCCCGAGGATTTCACACAACGTGGGCGTCAAGACGACCCGGAGGAGGAACGTGGGTCCCGCAACAAGTCCCGGAGTCCAGAGTCACGTTTTGCGGGATGAATCGGTTGGGAACAACGGCCACATCGAGAGGGTCAGCCTCAACCGGGTTTCGGCTCTCGATGGAAGCGTCGATGAGGTCAAAGTCGAGGCTGGAAAACCGGGAATCTTCGCCTACGGAATGCCGAAACGGATCCTGGAGAACAACGGATTTATTGAACGCGTTTCTCACATCGAGGATGAGGAAAAGGGCGGAAAACGCGCGGCCAGATCCGTTCAACAACTGAGGGAACAATCGGCGTACCTCGAAGTTCAGGAAGCCAAG CTGGGGCGTGACTTCTAA